The Cyanobacteriota bacterium nucleotide sequence CCAACGGCATAGCCCAGGCGCATTCCAGCCATATTGTAGACCTTAGAGAAGGTATGAAACTCAATTGCAATATCGGCTCCACCTCGCACTTCAAGAATAGAGTGAGGCTTATTTTTTGGTCTGTCGCCAGGCTTATCGCCCGGCTCGTCAAACCAAATATCTGCGTAAGCTAAATCATTAATAAGTAGTATGTTGTAGTCTTTGCAAATAGCCACAGCTTTTTCAAGATAGGCTTTGTCGACAACAGATCCTGTCGGATTATTTGGGTGACTCAAGATCATCATTCGCGCGCGTAATAAAATATCTTCGGGGATTGCATCAAGGTCAGCAACAAAATTGTTCTCTGCATTAAGCGGCAACTCATGTACATGCCCGCCAGCAAGCACAGTTCCGCGCATATGCACTGGGTAATAAGGAGACGGAATTATAGTCAGCAAACCCTCTTGCATATAAGCAAAAGCGATATGTGCGATACCTTCTTTGGAACCATTGAGAGGCAGGATTCCAGTCTCTGGATCTATATCCACACCAAATCTATGCTTGAAATGAGCAGCACATTTTTTCTTAAAAGCTGGCAGCCCGGTAAAGATCGGATATTTTTGATTGCGAGGTTTTGCCATACCATCAGTCAGTGCTTGCAAAACTCTAGGATCAGTTTCCCTATCTGGTGAACCGAGCGATAGATCAATGATTTCTTTGCCCTCTTTAAGTAGTTTTTCTTTGGTCGCATCGAGTTGCCCAAAGGCGTATGAAGGCATTTCGACAAGTCTCAGGGAGGGCAGGATTTTGTTGTAAGGGGATTTCATTGCTGATTAGT carries:
- a CDS encoding aminotransferase class I/II-fold pyridoxal phosphate-dependent enzyme, with the translated sequence MKSPYNKILPSLRLVEMPSYAFGQLDATKEKLLKEGKEIIDLSLGSPDRETDPRVLQALTDGMAKPRNQKYPIFTGLPAFKKKCAAHFKHRFGVDIDPETGILPLNGSKEGIAHIAFAYMQEGLLTIIPSPYYPVHMRGTVLAGGHVHELPLNAENNFVADLDAIPEDILLRARMMILSHPNNPTGSVVDKAYLEKAVAICKDYNILLINDLAYADIWFDEPGDKPGDRPKNKPHSILEVRGGADIAIEFHTFSKVYNMAGMRLGYAVGNTDIINTLYKLKTNIDYGVCMGIQEAGMAAIDLGDEYREEVRLEYQNRRDFIYQALCDMGVKVNKPGGAMYFWMPIPKSYIDQNKNSFDFAADLLAETGVALVPGLTFGKFGEDYVRIAMVQPMDKIKIAMERLAGFLSSTKVKS